tcagtgctgagattatccTGAGTGCTTCGACTAAAGTagtaggccaccacacccagcctaacaTAGTGGTCTTTGCGTCAGCTTTGgtgttattgttctttttgtgATTTTATAGCTGATGAGCAAGAACTTAAGAGCAGTTATGATCCGGCTGGCCAAAGCAGAGCCCAAACGCTGGGCTGGCCCAGGTCTTGGCAGGCACTCgacatatatttctttcttttaacccacacagcctctctccttcCGGCTTCCTGGTAGCTTTCAACATCTTAGCCGTTGCCCTGGATCTTTTAGACCTTTGGGAAACCACTtgcttttttcattaaaaaaatttattatttcttagctggatagtggtggcacacacctttaatcccagcacttgggaggcagaggcagatggatctctgaattcaaggccaacctggcctacagagcaaattccaggacaaccagggctgcacagagaaaccctgtctcacaaaacaaacataaaataaaataattattatttatgtgtacgggtgttttgcctacatgtatgtctgtgggcatgcctggtgcccacagacgCCAGAAGAGAGAGCTAGCTCCTCTGAGACtcaagttacagacaattgtgagtggCATATGGCTGCtagggactgaacctgggtcatcGCACAGggtagtcagtgttcttagccaACAAGACATTTCTCTAGTCCCGTATGTGGCTCCGCCTGGCCTTAAACtgaagatcttcctgcctctgcatccctgagtgctgggattacagtgccaTACAGTGCATAACAAGCTCTACTCTGGACAAAACTTCCAGGCTACTGTATATTAAAGCATGGGTCAGCCTGTTCGTGACTGAAGGTTGACAAAGAACAAGGGACAGTGCTCACCGATCATTAGGAACCCAGGAAATTTCCAGTGCTGTGACTTGTTCGGCTCACGCAATGGCCTAGTATGGAAGGGAGGTGCAAAAGGCTTTGTGTGTGCCCCACTCAGCTTGACTTCTCCTTCATGTCTCTCCAAGGCTACCCCTTCAACGACGTGTGTCAGTGGTTCATCGACAGAGCCGACCTCATCTTTGTTGTCTTTGATCCCACCAAGCTGGACGTGGGTCTGGAGTTGGAGATGCTTTTCCGCCAACTCAAGGGACGTGAGTCCCAGATCAGGATCATTTTGAACAAGGCTGACAACCTGGCCACGCAAATGCTCATGCGGGTGTACGGGGCTCTCTTCTGGAGCTTGGCCCCTCTCATCAATGTCACGGAGCCTCCACGGGTTTATGTCAGCTCCTTCTGGCCGCAGGACTATAAGCCCGACACCCACCGCGAGCTGTTCCTCAAGGAAGAGATCTCCCTCCTGGAAGACCTGAACCAGGTGATTGAGAACAGGTTAGAGAACAAGATCGCCTTTATCCGCCAACACGCCATCAGAGTCCGAATTCACGCCCTTCTTGTTGACCGGTATCTGCAGACTTACAAGGACAAAATGACCTTCTTCAGTGATGGGGAACTGGTCTTTAAGGACATTGTGGAAGATCCTGATAAATTCTACATTTTCAAGACCATCCTGGCAAAGACCAATGTCAGCAAGTTTGACCTCCCCAACCGCGAGGCCTATAAGGACTTCTTTGGCATTAACCCCATTTCCAATTTCAAACTTCTCTCTCAGCAGTGCTCGTACATGGGGGGCTGCTTCCTGGAGAAGATTGAACGGGCCATCACCCAGGAGCTCCCCAGCCTTCTGGGGAGCATTGGGCTTGGGAAGAATCCAGGTGCCCCTAACTGTGACAAAACAGGCTGTGGCGAGACCCCGAAGAATCGCTACAAGAAGCATTAGTTTGTGTGTAGCCGTTCTTGGGTCCCCATTGGTGATTAAGCTTGTGTCCTAACTGTCTGAGAAGTCCTGAATTGTTAACCCTTTGAGCCACACTGGCGACAATCAGTCTGCATTGGAGATTTGGGAGTTCATTGAGGCCGGCGAAGCAGGGAAGGCACAAGGGTTCTGGGGAGGAGAGTGGAAACTGTGAATGGCAGTGTGCTTGTCTTGTTGCTTCACTTAGAAGGCCTGACACAGGCAAGTCAGGCCTCCCCTGCTTCTCCTGGGTCCTGTCTTGGAGGCACAGAGAGCAGCTGAGTTCTAGTGAATTGTAAGACAGCAAGGGTCAAGTAAGCTTAACTCCGTTGACATTTCCCGAGTCAGAGTGTTCTCAGGTGTGCTAACTCCTTTCACACACCTCTTTGTTCAATCCCTACCCCTCCTTGGTTCCCTCCTAAGCTTGGGTTGATTTTCAGAAATGGACAGTCCCTTGAGTCTTGTTTTCATGAATTTTGAGCCAACCTTGGAATCTTGTCCCTGTCTTTCCAAGGGATGGGGCGTCCAGAAAACTAAAACAGGGGTTTTCAGAATAGTGTTGACCTGCCACCCCGAGTATCATTTGACCGATGTCCCCATTGGAGAGCTCAGACACTTAGTTGTCCCTAAAAGGAGGGTGAGGGGGTGGTGTACTCAAGGGCTTTTCCTCTTACATGGTTTACTTAAAGTACCAGAAGGGCTCAGGGGCTTAGGTGGTTTGCAGTGCGTCTTTGTCTGTTGCATGTCTTGGAAAACTCAGATCCCAAAGATGTTGGCTTTCAGAGAGGACAGTGGAGACCTCGCTCCCTGTCCTTGGCGGCTTCTCTGGACAGGCACTTCTCCCAAGTTTGGGGccggggggaggtggggaagctGTTTTACAACTTCTTTGTGGGAGCACTTAACAGAGGACATGTTTCTTTTAGTTTCCAGAACCGAagcttctcccttcccttcttctccatTCCCTGATGCATCAGTGCTTCCAACTGAGAGAAATCCCCCAGagtcagccccagccccagccccagccccttgGTACTGGTGCTAGACAAGGCCGAGGTTCGGGTTCAACCCGAGCTTCTGCGCATGCCCACTGAGTGCAGTCAGGACGGTCAGGACCTTCAGACACCAGTGAGTGTGCATTTGTGTCCACTGTACAAGAGATGGCTAGGAGGATGACAGGCTGAAGGGCACAGAGAGAGGACTCCAGAGAGTGCATCTTGCATGGAAGACATACGCTGCCACCTTGGAGTGCATGGGAGCAAGAAGCCCTGGGAGGAGAAGAGTTCTGATGGAGCAGGCAAGACAGTTCAGACAGTGTTGAAGGCTTCCTCTGAGCAccgctgctttttttttttttttggagcaaGCGGTCCTGGGAGCCTTGATTGTGAGGCATGGGTTGGGATCTACCAGCACCAGGAAGTTATCTGGAGCGGAAGGAAAGTGGGAGTGGAGGCTGGGCCGAAGCTATACCTTCTGAGGACCAGGTAGGTAGCATAAGCAGACTGGTAATCAGCGGGGGCCTCATAGAGAACTTCAGTTTAGGAGTTTGTGTTTCTCTGAATAATTAGCAGTCTGGTCCCTGCCGTAAGGAAGGGTGCTGCTTTAGCTTTGTGGAAGGCCCTGAACTTCCCATGAGTCAAAAACTCCAGAGCTGCCAGGACACTGTTTCCAAGGAGTGCATTCCTCCCATAAGGGCCTGGTGGATGAGCTGCAGTCTGTCTTGGATTTTTCTTCCCATCAAAATACACATCTAACCCCCCAaacccctctcctcctctcctcatcaCTTGTCCTCTAGGGAGACTGTCCCTCCCACCTTTCTCTTTGATGCTCCTCATGCCTGTGGGCTCTGTGTGGCACATCTGTAGGGTGGGGGAAGCTGAGCTGTACGGACCCTGTTCCAGCTTGTCAGTGCCTGCATGCTTGGAAGGAAGCAGGTGAAATAAGGCCAATACATTTTTACAGTATTTGTGTGTGGAGGGAAAGGTACCCCAGTGGTGGTACCTTCCTTTTggaattttctccattttttccttccctgtctccacTCTGATCCTCTTCTCACCTTCTGATTCGCTCCCTCTCCTGCCCACAGGCTGCTGGTGGGTCGGCACAGGCTTCAGCGCCCACTTGTTGCCCAGCTCTGCAGAGATGGGTCTTGAGCAGGATTCTGACTCTAGGGGGAGGAGGTTTCATTGCAGGAGAAACACGGGATCCCGAGATTTCCTGAGTGGAATATCCATGTCTGTGCCTGCACGGTGGCTGACCTTTCCAGCGTCCCTGCCATTCTGGTCTCATCAGGGAGAACGTCTCAATAAAGTTCCAATGTCTCCTCAATACCTTGTCCTTGATCGTCTCCAGCCAGGTGGACGTTGTACTTTCCTTTTATCTAGTAGAGTATACTCATTTTCAAGTTTCTGGGGGAACAGCTTGGACACTTAACAAACATTTGCCGGTGGTTTGCATGTTTTCCGGAGCTTCTTTTGGTAGCTCTTTCCAGCACCTAGCCTCTTGGGTGTGGGAGATACCTCAGTTCCCCACACTTATATGATGGGAAAGCCAAAGAACTTTCCCTCTGCAGCACCTTAGTTCCTCATGTCCAACATCCAGGGCACTATCCCTTTGGAATAGGGATCACGTGACatttccatccccagaaccctcaCAGAAACAGCTCAGGTAGCGGTACCAAGTGCCTTCTGTTACACAGCTACCTCTCAATCCCTGTGGCTTTGACGGAGCAACGTCTGTCTAAATGGTAAGGGTGGTCACCTTCCTTTAGCTATCCCAGAAAGCGACCATCTCTCTgcaggtatgggtgtgtgtatctTGAACATATTCCAGCTCCCTGAGCCATGACAGTTCTGGTGTCCTGATCAGACCAGGGCTTCCTTAATTTGGATGCTTTCTGTTCTGAGATCCtaagagctttctttctttctttctttcttttcttttctttttttttttttttttccgagacacggtttctcttgtagtcctggctagcctcaaactctcacagatccacccacctctgcctctggagcagtgggattaaaggcgggtgtaccaccatgccggCCTTCCTAAGAGAGTTCATACCCTGGATTAAGAGCTAGTGTGGGCCCTGGGGAAGAGGTGGAAGGTAGGAAAGAACCCCAAAGGGGCATCAGGGCCCATAAACCTAGGCCCCACCCATATAATTATATCAGCATGGGTGCCAGTCAGTGGCTGAGGCCAATGTTTCTGGGTTCTCTGGCTGGGGAGGGGCTGATCTGAGGGCTGAACAGTGGGccacattctcccatgctcaCCATATCTAGGTCTGTCTTTGAACAACTCAGCAAGCTGACCTGCTCACCTGCTGCAGCCTGGACTCCCTCTTGCCTAGGCCAGAAATACAGACCTTTGCCCTGgaagagagaaggcaggcagcaagtctttttttttttttttttttttcaaagagaaatgCAAGTAAGAGGCCAAGTTCTGTCTCCAGTTTGTTCTTTTCCACAGCTCAGGGCTGCCATTGTGGGAattgagaaagaaacaggaagcagagaaggcagaagcaaaagcCATTCTAAACATAGTCAGGAAGTGTGAGGGATGGGCGTGGAAAGAGTATCTGTAAGGCTATATGCACGTGGCGTCTAATGTGGTTGTACATGTAAGGGGCTATTCATATGACGGAATAGGGAAGCAGGTGGAGATGTGGGCATTTGTGGCCAAAAGATGTCTAAGTGTCTAGTACAGTGTTGGACACCCAGTACCCTTCATCTGTATGTTACTGGAACGAATACATAGATGTTGTAGGGGAAggtgaccgtgtgtgtgtgtgtgtgtgtgtgtgtgtgtgtgtgtgtgtgtgtgtgtacctggatGGCCCACCCAGGATGGAGACCCAGGAAGAGGCATTTAAGGAACAACGCCCTATCAGCTCCTGGCTTTGCAGGTATGTCTTAGCCTTAGAAACTGCACAGGTACTAGCAATATTTAATGCCAGTTTCCCCTGAGCAACGTAGAGCTTGGGCTTTTCCTAATACAAAGAAATTGTTCTCTAGACGAGCGtaaaggtgaggaggaggaggtaacaGAAAAAATACACTGACCAGGCCGTGCCCACCTTCTGTCCTAAGGTTAAACTCTCAAGCATAAAAAGGAACTTTTCCCACACCTGCTTGCACTCTGGGGCGTGGTCTGTCTGCCTACAATGTGTATAGGATGGAAAGTGTGGACTGACCATTAGGAAAAGAACGTTTCTAAAGTATTTCCTTTTGTGCCGGGAACTGGGCTTCTGCCCTGTAAGCAGAACAATACTTACACCTAACAGAGGTGGGATGATCACACCGTGTGCCAGGTGCTACACTGAGGCCTTCTGAGCACTGTCTAGTCTTCACAACGCTGTAGGGAGGTAGCTGGCGAGCAGAGTTCCAAACGCAGACTGTAGAGTCACCCTGCTTGGAACCAATCCTGGGCTTGTTACAAGCGGCCTTGGGTAAATGACTAAACTGTGTTTCAGTTTCCTTACTCATGAAACGGAGACACTGACGGTTCCTCCCTTAAGGGGCTGTGGTAGGGAGTAAGCAGCTCGGTACATGCAATCCACAGACAGTATCCAGTGAGTTTCAGTCGTTGTTGCTATTGTTAATCATATTTTACCAAATGCATCTGATGGTCAGGGTGGCCAGGGTGTGTAAATGAGAGAGCTGGAATATTCTACTCAGCTCGCTATACGGCCCCTGCCAAGCTATTTGCCACATTAGATAACCCTGCCTTTCTGACCCTAGACCTTTTTCTCAAACTGGAGATTTGCttgagtttttagttttttatttttaagtttgtttatgatttatttattatttggtgtgtgtgtgtatgtgtgtgtgtgtgcgcgcatgtgcacttgtgtgcatgtgcatgttcatgcatgcatgtggaggtcagaggacaacttttgagagtctgttctctccttccattgtgtgggttctagagattgaactcaggtcatcaggccaaAATACAAGTATCTGTACCCAGCTGAAACAGCTTGACATCActactatattcttttttttttttttttttttggtttttcgagacagggtttctctgtgtagccttggccatcctggactcactttgtagaccaggctggcctcgaactcacagcgatccgcctgcctctgcctcccgagtgctgggattaaaggcgtgcgccaccacgcccggccctactatattctttacttctttttattattattgaaaatagatttttaaaaaacacaatatattctgattatgttttccctcccctaactcttcccagatcttcCCTGCCTACCCAAatacattccttttctttctctctcattagaacACAAACAGGcatctgaataataataataataataataataataacaacaacaacaacaacaataataatagtaatatagaaataaaagcaaaccagaataggaggaaacaaacaggaaaaaagagccaaagaaaaattacaagaaaCACATATGTTAGAA
The genomic region above belongs to Acomys russatus chromosome 25, mAcoRus1.1, whole genome shotgun sequence and contains:
- the Srl gene encoding sarcalumenin isoform X2 → MKALLLLGCFLASLLLSGQGEETEDVSEEAPMRDRSHIERTLMLNEDKPADDYSAVLQRLRKIYHTSIKPLEQSYKYNELRQHEITDGEITSKPMVLFLGPWSVGKSTMINYLLGLEDTRYQLYTGAEPTTSEFTVLMHGPKLKTIEGIVMAADSARSFSPLEKFGQNFLEKLIGIEVPHKLLERVTFVDTPGIIENRKQQERGYPFNDVCQWFIDRADLIFVVFDPTKLDVGLELEMLFRQLKGRESQIRIILNKADNLATQMLMRVYGALFWSLAPLINVTEPPRVYVSSFWPQDYKPDTHRELFLKEEISLLEDLNQVIENRLENKIAFIRQHAIRVRIHALLVDRYLQTYKDKMTFFSDGELVFKDIVEDPDKFYIFKTILAKTNVSKFDLPNREAYKDFFGINPISNFKLLSQQCSYMGGCFLEKIERAITQELPSLLGSIGLGKNPGAPNCDKTGCGETPKNRYKKH